The DNA region TCCTGGTCAAGGCGCCGCAGGTGCCGAAACACGGCCGCCTTGATGCTCTCGGCGACGGCGATCGTCAGCTCGTCCGTCTCGGCCGCTCCCATCCGATCGGCGATTGCCGCCGCATAGCGGGTGGTCTCGTCGAGATCACGAAGCAGCTGGGCCTGGGCGATGGAGTACCGATTGAAGGTGCTCGCCGCGATCGGCTGCACCGGCACGCCGATCTCCCGCGAGCGTGCCTGGAGACGCTCGTTGAACTCTGCGCAGATGTCCTTCGCCGCCCGTTTGCGCGCCTGCAGCTCGGCGTTGGCCCACACGACGATGTCGGTGAACTCGTCCGGAAGCATCTCGATCGACGACAGCCGCCCGCGCCCCTCCACCATCTCGGCCTCTCAAACACTCGGTGGGGACGGACGCTTGACCGCGTCGAGCACGGCGCGCTGTGCGACGTGATCCTCGCCACGGCTCGTCAGGGCAGCCACGAGCACCGACCCGGCCTCGGTCACGGTGACCGCACCGATCTGCTCCAGGTACCGAATCTCCGCGTGAACCCACTCGCGCGTACGACGGATGCCGAAACCTTCGAGCGACAGCCGAAGCAAATCGGAATGCAGCCGAAAATCCGGCTGGCCGGCAAGCGTCCGGAGGATGATCAGCCGCGCTTCCTCGCGGATGAGCCGTTCCATGCTGTTGCCAATGTTCATCGGCGCGCCTGTTCGAGCAGGAATTCCTGGAGCCTGTCGGAGATCGCCGCCACCGGCTTGAGCTGCTCGGCGAGCACCCGAATTTCGCCGCGCATGTCGGTGATCGAGATCTCCATCCGGTGACTGGTGTCCTTATCGGGCAGATGGGCGATCTCGCCCTCGACCGCGGCGAGCCGGCGATCGATCCCCTCCACCTTGTCCGTCGTCGCCTTGTTTCTGGCAGAGACCCAGGAATAGATCGCCGACCCGACCGCGAACAGGAGCGTCGCAACCTTCAGCGTCGTGTCGAGGTCCATCACTCCGCCCCCCCGATCGCCCGCACCGCCGCGGCGCGCCTAGTCTCGCACGTCCGCAACGCCGTCCGATCGCGGTTCCACGCGCTGGTGGTCTCGGCCTCGGTGAGGTCGCGATCGGGCAGCGTCACCGGATCGGCGCATTTCTGCTTCGCCTCCGCCGGCACGCTTGGCTGCGCGAGCTCGGTCCTGATCGTCGGCCTATCGGGCGCCGTTGAGCAACCTGACACGGTCGCGGCCGATGCCGCAGCGATCACCCCCAGCCAGCGCGGCATTTCGCGTCTCCAAATCCTTCAATTCACTTTCAAGGCGGTCCTGCGCCGCCTTGATTTCGGCGTCCGCGGCCATCGCCGCCTGGGCCTGTGCCGCCTGGGCGCGGGCGACGGCGGCGTTGGACCGCTCGATCTCGCTGCGCCAATGAGCATCGCGTTCGGCGCGCGCGGCCTCGATCCAGCCGTCGATCACCGCCGCCGTGCGCCAAGCGCCGAGGCCACCGAGCGCGATCAGGGCGGAGATCACGAGTGCTGCCATCGCGACGCGATCGAGCGCGATCATCACGCGGTTCCCTTGCCAGGGTCGCCGCCGGCGCTGCCCTCGGCGGGCCAGTCGTCGACTTCGTCGACTTCGTCGATCTCGTCGATTTCGGGGGGCTCGGCGGGCGCGGCGGCGCGACGGCGCGGCCACCAGTCCGGCAGCGGCCGGCCGGCGTCGTCCCACCGCGCGTACAGCGCATAGAGCGCGCCGGCCAGGATCGCGGCGCCGATGATCGCGCCGAGCACCGTGCCGCTGCTGATGTGGCCGTCCGCCTGCTGCATCTGGCTGGCCAGCTCGCTGCCCTGATCGGCCAGGAGGCCGAGGCCGCCGCCGGCCGACACCACCGAGCCCTGCACCGTGCGCGAGCGCTTGAGTTCGACGGCGGCGCGCGCCGGATACTGGCGCCAGGGCAACTGCCAATGCGGCGAATCCCAGCTGCCCTTCCAGTCGCCGCCCCATTCGATCGGCACGCCCAGTTCGCGAGCGGCGCGTTTCATGGCGTTCTCGATGGCGGCGTGCTGATCCCACAGCGTCCGCTTGCCCTCGACCACCACCAGGTCGACCGCATGGCCGAAGCCGTTCTTGGCGGCGAGATGCCGCGAGTTCATGGTCTTGGACTTGCCGGCATCCTTCAGCTCGCGCTGCCGCGTCGTCGAGCGCACGCCCTCCACGACCATGAAGCGGCGGGAGCACAGTTCGGCCGCGCGCTCGACGACGCGGACGAGATCGGGATGGACGCCGGCCAGACGCTGGCGGTCGCGCTCGGTGAGCTGAAAGGACATGATGGCGCCCTGCGGTTTGATGTGCGGGCACCCTACGCGGGCTGCAGCTTCGCCATCACCCTGACGGGCGTCAGGGTCAGAACAGTTCGCCTTGCTTCTTGTCGCGATGGCCGCGGTGTGCCGCGCGGTGGGCATGCACGCGGCGCTGGCTGAGGCCGACCTGTCGCGCGATCTCGCGCGAGGAGGCGCCGGCCTGGTCCAGCTCGTGGACCCGGCGGGCGATCGTTCGGCGCATCTGTTGGTACGTACCGCCGCCCGCCAGCGGAATATCGAGCCTCTGGCCGCGGCCGTCCACCGCGAAATGCGCGCAGATCGCCTCGGCTGCCTGCCGGCCGACCAGGCCGATCAGCCAATGGTCGTCACCCACCTGGGCTGGAAAATACACCTTCTGCAGCCCGCCGACGTGCATGGCGATCCGCAACGCCGTGGCCTCGTCGGTCACCGCCGCGATCTCCGCCAGCACGCCGGGGAGCGGGAGGCTCATCTGTAGCCCCGGTCCCGCCGGAGCGGGTAGCAGGTGACGACGACGCCGTCCTCGATCACGTAGATCAGCCCATCGGCCAGGATGGTGTAGCGGCGCGCGCCGACCTGATCGGCTGCGGCCTGGGCACGGGCGAACGAGGCCGCGAGATGCCCCCGCACGCCCTCGACATCGAGCCCGCCGGCGCGCTGGAGGAATCGCAGCAGAGCGTGATCGGAGACGCGGGGGGCGGCGGTCATGACAGGCTGAGCCCCTGCATCGTGTAAGAGACCGAGGTCTTGACGTTGCCGACTGTACGGCGCCAGACCAGCCTGAGCGTGCAAGTGCCGTCCCGCCGCCCGAACAGTTTTCCGCCGGCGCGCCGGTAACCGAGGCGAGTCCACAGCGCATCATGCTTGGCGAGGTCGGCGTCTTCGGCGATCAGCTTGTCGAAGTTGACCGTCAGGCGGCGCGGCGAGCGCTTGCGGCGGGTCATGGCGCGTCCCCTTGCGTTTCCGGGGTTGCGGACTGGGCGGCGGCGATCGCGGCGCGGACGGTCGCCTCATTGGCCTTGAGCCAAAGAAGCGTCGCCAGAACAGCTTCGAGCCTCGCGATTTGAAACTCGGCCACTGACTGGCGTACCTTCCCGGAGGCCACCATGCGGGGGTAGACATCCGCCCTCTGGGCAAGCTCCCGGCGGATTTCGTCGATCTGCTGGTCAAGAGAAAAACGCTGAGCCATCGCTACCTCGGAGAGGACGGATGCGGGTTATCGAGCGCGGAGGCGAGCAAGTTGATCTGCTTCCGTTTGTCCGGGAAGCGATCGAGGCCCTGGGGCTTGTTCGACCGGACGCGCTGGACTGGCTGGCCGCGGAGATCGCCGCGGCCGTCAACCGGAATGGCGGGCGCTCCATCCGCGAGGGCGGAACCAGACTGCTCCCCGATGAACGACTGGCGCTGGGCCTGCCGGCATGGGGCGACGGCCATCTCAGCCGTGAAGTGTGGGAGGCGCTG from Blastochloris tepida includes:
- a CDS encoding phage protein Gp27 family protein, giving the protein MVEGRGRLSSIEMLPDEFTDIVVWANAELQARKRAAKDICAEFNERLQARSREIGVPVQPIAASTFNRYSIAQAQLLRDLDETTRYAAAIADRMGAAETDELTIAVAESIKAAVFRHLRRLDQDDVTAKELKAAAEALRAAVTSQKASTERRRKLDEAFEQKTERVLEVAREGGLSADAIAQLRREFLGIRPKETGDADAAGS
- a CDS encoding DUF2730 family protein produces the protein MDLDTTLKVATLLFAVGSAIYSWVSARNKATTDKVEGIDRRLAAVEGEIAHLPDKDTSHRMEISITDMRGEIRVLAEQLKPVAAISDRLQEFLLEQARR
- a CDS encoding M15 family metallopeptidase, whose translation is MSFQLTERDRQRLAGVHPDLVRVVERAAELCSRRFMVVEGVRSTTRQRELKDAGKSKTMNSRHLAAKNGFGHAVDLVVVEGKRTLWDQHAAIENAMKRAARELGVPIEWGGDWKGSWDSPHWQLPWRQYPARAAVELKRSRTVQGSVVSAGGGLGLLADQGSELASQMQQADGHISSGTVLGAIIGAAILAGALYALYARWDDAGRPLPDWWPRRRAAAPAEPPEIDEIDEVDEVDDWPAEGSAGGDPGKGTA
- a CDS encoding helix-turn-helix domain-containing protein, translating into MSLPLPGVLAEIAAVTDEATALRIAMHVGGLQKVYFPAQVGDDHWLIGLVGRQAAEAICAHFAVDGRGQRLDIPLAGGGTYQQMRRTIARRVHELDQAGASSREIARQVGLSQRRVHAHRAAHRGHRDKKQGELF